One window from the genome of Pempheris klunzingeri isolate RE-2024b chromosome 7, fPemKlu1.hap1, whole genome shotgun sequence encodes:
- the adam28 gene encoding disintegrin and metalloproteinase domain-containing protein 28: MTRTLLLWVLILNASLRPLESLGHGFDEVKAYEVVRPVRLHTVSKRDTENFRPESVKYTLMVGGREIEMQLKKNNELLTKDYSETYYQQDGTQVTMTPNDIDHCYYHGRIVNDNESSVSISTCDGLRGYFRTSAQRYLIEPLSDDDEGDHAVMLIDDKNSSTPAVCGVTNTSWSMDYEPPTGRSRSRSAGISIVQQQKYIELFLVADNRVYMKMKKDQTKLRKKIFEMVNFVNLAYKPLKTFIALVGLEIWSNGDLISVTPPAGANLDAFMKWRNSELVKRKKHDNAHLISGIDFEGPTVGLAYIGTLCSDHSVGVIQDHSDQAIAVGATLAHEMGHNLGMDHDDSSACVCSADSCIMAAALSWDTPRTFSSCSSNNYEKYLISRSPSCLLDKPHYSSVVSPAICGNGFVESGEQCDCGSVEECTNPCCNATTCNLKEGSQCSEGECCENCKILPRSRECRRKQDACDLAEYCNGKSATCPEDVFAVNGLTCDGGLGYCYNGQCPQRANQCIKMYGSSAVEAQPSCYNHNTRGVYYGFCKRLADDRYIPCQREDVFCGKLFCQNGNDNPNYGRMVRVGGCKAAFFGDYTKDYGQVDPGTKCGDGKVCSENQCMELHTAYRNTNCSAKCPGHAVCNHRSECQCEPGWLPPDCDSEDEAFSALSTGAIVAVTLTVIVVLLGSAGTGWFIWKKRQSPLLPVSHTQRKQPAFGRSAHHLNQRPAPSQPKPVPKAGRPKPKGAPPPPPPAGNMPKPPIQNYMAARQALRPVPPKA; this comes from the exons ATGACGAGAACACTCCTACTGTGGGTCCTCATCCTAAATGCCTCACTCAGGCCCTTAG AGAGCCTTGGCCACGGGTTTGACGAGGTGAAGGCCTATGAGGTGGTGCGACCTGTCAGACTTCACACAGTTAGTAAAAGAGATACAGAG aatTTCAGGCCTGAGTCTGTGAAGTATACTTTGATGGTAGGAGGAAGAGAGATTGAAATGCAGCTAAAAAAGAACAA CGAATTACTCACCAAAGACTACAGTGAGACATATTACCAACAAGATGGAACTCAAGTCACCATGACTCCAAATGACATC GATCACTGTTACTATCATGGGAGGATTGTGAACGACAACGAATCGTCTGTTAGCATCAGCACTTGTGATGGACTCAG GGGTTACTTCAGAACGTCTGCTCAGAGGTACCTGATTGAGCCCTTGTCTGATGACGATGAGGGTGATCATGCAGTGATGCTTATTGATGACAAGAACTCCTCCACACCTGCAGTGTGTGGTGTCACCAACACCAGCTGGAGTATGGACTACGAGCCCCCAACTGGACGCAGCCGCTCAAGATCAGCG GGTATATCTATTGTCCAGCAACAGAAATACATTGAGCTCTTCCTTGTTGCTGATAACCGTGTG TAcatgaagatgaagaaagatCAGACGAAGCTGAGGAAGAAGATATTTGAAATGGTCAACTTTGTCAACCTG GCGTACAAGCCCCTGAAGACCTTCATCGCTCTGGTGGGGCTGGAGATTTGGTCCAATGGTGACTTGATTTCTGTGACGCCCCCGGCTGGGGCCAACCTGGATGCTTTCATGAAGTGGAGAAACTCTGAGCTggtgaaaaggaaaaagcacGACAACGCACATCTCATCAG TGGTATTGACTTTGAGGGACCGACTGTTGGACTGGCTTACATTGGGACTCTTTGCTCGGACCACTCTGTTGGAGTAATACAG GATCACAGTGACCAGGCCATCGCAGTGGGAGCGACGCTGGCTCATGAGATGGGCCATAACCTAGGCATGGACCATGATGACTCGAGCGCCTGTGTTTGCTCTGCCGATAGCTGCATCATGGCTGCAGCACTAAG ctggGATACTCCTCGAActttcagcagctgcagcagcaacaactaCGAGAAATACCTGATAAGCCGCAGCCCCAGCTGTCTGCTGGACAAACCGCACTACAGCAGCGTGGTGTCTCCTGCAATCTGCGGGAACGGTTTCGTGGAGAGTGGAGAGCAGTGCGACTGTGGCAGCGTGGAG GAGTGCACCAACCCATGCTGCAATGCCACCACTTGCAATCTGAAGGAGGGTTCGCAGTGTTCTGAGGGCGAGTGCTGTGAAAACTGTAAG ATTCTGCCTCGGTCTAGAGAGTGCCGCAGGAAGCAGGACGCATGCGATCTGGCAGAGTACTGCAATGGGAAGAGTGCCACGTGTCCCGAGGATGTCTTCGCCGTTAATGGCCTCACATGTGATGGCGGTCTGGGATACTGCTACAATGGCCAGTGTCCACAGAGGGCAAACCAGTGCATCAAGATGTATGGATCGA GTGCTGTAGAGGCCCAGCCATCCTGCTATAATCACAACACCAGAGGAGTATACTATGGCTTCTGCAAACGTCTGGCAGATGACCGGTACATCCCCTGCCAGCGAGA AGATGTGTTTTGTGGGAAACTCTTCTGCCAGAACGGTAACGACAACCCAAACTATGGCCGCATGGTCAGAGTTGGTGGCTGCAAGGCAGCTTTCTTTGGAGACTACACCAAAGACTACGGTCAGGTGGATCCTGGGACTAAATGTGGTGATGGAAAG GTGTGCAGTGAGAATCAGTGTATGGAGCTTCACACAGCTTACAGAAATACAAACTGTTCAGCAAAATGCCCAGGGCACGCC GTGTGCAATCACAGGAGTGAGTGTCAGTGTGAACCTGGATGGTTGCCCCCAGACTGTGACTCAGAGGATGAAGCTTTCAGTGCTCTTTCTACTG gGGCGATTGTTGCCGTCACATTGACGGTTATAGTAGTGCTTTTAGGTAGTGCTGGTACGGGATGGTTCATCTGGAAGAAACGACAAAGTCCCCTGCTGCCAGT TTCACACACCCAGAGGAAGCAGCCGGCATTCGGCCGCTCGGCTCACCACCTGAATCAAAGACCAGCTCCTAGTCAACCCAAGCCAGTGCCAAAG GCTGGAAGGCCAAAGCCCAAAGgagctccacctccaccacctccagcaGGGAACATGCCGAAACCCCCGATCCAGAACTACATGGCTGCACGTCAG GCTCTGAGGCCAGTTCCACCAAAGGCCTGA
- the tcima gene encoding transcriptional and immune response regulator a, with protein sequence MSTYASSECRRVSPTVHGNKFDTAHRKKAVGNIFENVNQDALMKLFQKTGDMKAEERVRSIFSYTQDPEETARALMALKQRKKDKFLRIAGMVRQFLKMR encoded by the coding sequence ATGTCCACGTACGCGTCCTCTGAGTGCCGTCGCGTCAGCCCCACTGTCCACGGGAACAAGTTCGACACCGCGCACCGCAAGAAGGCTGTGGGCAACATCTTCGAGAACGTCAACCAGGACGCGCTGATGAAACTCTTCCAGAAAACCGGCGACATGAAGGcggaggagagggtgaggagcaTCTTCTCCTACACCCAGGACCCGGAGGAGACGGCCCGGGCCCTGATGGCTTTGAAGCAGAGAAAGAAGGACAAGTTCCTCCGGATCGCCGGCATGGTCCGCCAGTTTCTCAAAATGCGTTGA